A genomic segment from Glycine max cultivar Williams 82 chromosome 1, Glycine_max_v4.0, whole genome shotgun sequence encodes:
- the LOC100778407 gene encoding uncharacterized protein: MDIQEESPVFGSLKAMTTRNMSSSSSAFFSANQSPFFSPRSPSSCQLLESARLDAPSNRIHLGLAPSSTTSEIPEPNSLVNVRCTFSDVSASPAGCNSADLQKLNRISSSVGISSSSVSSYSNRREDGYSGQKEKRIKEDRNHRTSSTPGSTSFSSYRLRSCDVFIGLHGSKPPLLRFAKWLCAELETQGISCFVSDRARSRSSCKLGIAERAMDAASFGIIVITRKSFKNQYTIEELQFFCSKKNLIPIYFDLSPADCLVRDIIEKRGELWEKHGGELWLSYDGLEQEWKDAVHGLSRVDECKLEAQDGNWRDCILRAVTLLAMRLGRRSVAERLTKWREKVEKEEFPFARNENFIGRKKELSQLEFILFGDVTGDAEQDYIELKARPRRKSVRIGWGKSNVIDERWRERHMGNGSWKEKEPVVWKESEKEIEMQGIEFSKRHNHLRLKRGKYSKRKRGMKILYGKGIACVSGDSGIGKTELILEFAYRFHQRYKMVLWIGGGSRYIRQNYLNIRSLLEVDVGVENGLEKTKIRGFEEQEVAAISRVRKELMRNIPYLVVIDNLESEKDWWDHKLVMDLLPRFWGETHVIISTRLPRIMNLEPLKLSYLSGVEAMSLMLGSGKDYPVAEVDALRVIEEKVGRLTLGLAIISAILSELPITPSRLLDTINRMPLKEMSWSGKEAHSFRKNTFLLQLFDVCFSIFDHADGPRSLATRMVLVSGWFAPGAIPVSLLLLAAQKIPERCQRKCFWKKVQQLLTCGFTSSYAKKSELEASSLLLRFNIARSSTKQGYIHINELIKLYAQRRDDTGAAQAMIQAIINHGSISQNLEHLWAACFLLFGFGHDPVVVEVKVSELLYLVKRVVLPLAIHTFITYSRCTAALELLRLCTNALEAADQAFVTPVDKWLDKSLCWRSIQTNAQLNPCLWQELALCRATVLETRAKLMLRGAQFDIGDDLIRKAVFIRTSICGEDHPDTISARETLSKLTRLHANVQIHSST, translated from the coding sequence ATGGATATTCAGGAAGAGAGCCCCGTGTTTGGATCCTTGAAAGCCATGACTACAAGGAATatgtcatcatcatcttctgcTTTCTTTTCAGCAAACCAGTCACCCTTCTTCTCTCCAAGATCACCATCATCATGTCAATTATTAGAGTCAGCCAGGCTTGATGCTCCAAGTAACAGAATTCATTTAGGTTTGGCTCCCTCAAGCACCACTTCAGAGATTCCAGAACCAAATTCACTAGTAAATGTTAGATGTACTTTCTCAGATGTATCTGCATCTCCAGCTGGATGTAATTCAGCTGATTTGCAGAAACTTAATCGTATATCTTCCTCAGTTGGCATCTCAAGTAGCAGCGTATCTAGTTACTCCAATCGCCGTGAGGATGGTTATTCTGGACAGAAAGAAAAGCGAATTAAAGAAGACAGAAACCATAGAACATCCTCCACTCCAGGTTCCacatcattttcttcttataGGCTGAGGAGTTGTGATGTTTTCATAGGATTGCACGGCAGCAAACCTCCTTTACTACGATTTGCTAAATGGCTGTGTGCTGAGTTAGAGACTCAAGGCATCAGTTGCTTTGTTTCGGACAGGGCTCGAAGTAGGAGTTCTTGCAAACTTGGCATTGCAGAGAGAGCTATGGATGCTGCTTCTTTTGGGATAATAGTTATAACAAGGAAGTCTTTCAAGAACCAATACACCATTGAGGAGCTGCAGTTTTTCTGTAGCAAGAAGAATTTGATCCCAATATACTTTGATTTGAGCCCAGCTGATTGCCTTGTAAGGGATATAATTGAAAAGAGGGGTGAGCTGTGGGAAAAACATGGAGGGGAACTTTGGCTTTCGTATGATGGGTTGGAACAGGAGTGGAAAGATGCAGTGCATGGCCTCTCTCGGGTTGATGAGTGCAAATTGGAAGCTCAGGATGGCAACTGGAGAGATTGCATACTGAGGGCTGTCACATTATTAGCAATGAGATTAGGAAGGAGAAGTGTGGCAGAACGTTTGACAAAATGGAGAGAAAAGGTAGAAAAAGAGGAGTTTCCTTTTGCAAGAAATGAGAATTTTATTGGCAGGAAGAAAGAGCTTTCACAGTTGGAATTTATACTTTTTGGTGATGTCACTGGAGATGCAGAACAAGACTATATTGAACTTAAAGCCAGACCCAGGAGAAAGAGTGTGAGAATTGGTTGGGGCAAGAGTAATGTGATAGATGAGAGATGGAGGGAAAGACATATGGGAAATGGCAGCTGGAAGGAAAAAGAACCAGTTGTATGGAAGGAGTCAGAAAAGGAGATTGAAATGCAAGGTATTGAGTTTTCTAAGAGGCACAACCATCTAAGGCTCAAGCGGGGAAAGTATAGTAAGAGGAAAAGAGGAATGAAGATTTTGTATGGGAAAGGAATTGCTTGTGTTTCTGGGGATTCAGGAATTGGAAAAACAGAACTTATTCTTGAATTTGCTTACAGATTTCATCAGAGATACAAAATGGTTTTATGGATAGGAGGAGGGAGCAGATACATAAGGCAAAACTATCTCAATATCAGATCTCTTTTAGAAGTTGATGTGGGAGTTGAGAATGGTTTGGAGAAAACAAAGATAAGAGGCTTTGAAGAGCAGGAAGTAGCAGCAATTTCTAGAGTTCGCAAGGAACTGATGAGAAACATTCCGTATCTTGTGGTCATTGATAACTTGGAAAGTGAAAAAGATTGGTGGGATCACAAACTTGTTATGGATCTTCTCCCTCGTTTTTGGGGAGAGACCCATGTAATTATATCAACACGCCTTCCTCGCATCATGAACTTGGAACCTTTGAAACTTTCATACTTATCTGGAGTTGAAGCAATGTCTTTAATGCTAGGTAGTGGCAAGGACTATCCAGTTGCCGAGGTTGATGCCCTGAGAGTTATCGAGGAGAAAGTTGGAAGGTTAACTCTTGGCCTTGCCATTATCAGTGCAATTTTGTCTGAACTACCCATAACACCAAGCAGGCTCCTAGATACCATAAATAGAATGCCTTTGAAGGAGATGTCATGGAGTGGTAAAGAAGCTCACTCGTTCAGGAAGAACACTTTCCTTCTGCAACtttttgatgtttgtttctCCATATTTGATCATGCAGATGGTCCAAGAAGCTTGGCCACCAGAATGGTGCTGGTAAGTGGATGGTTTGCACCTGGTGCTATTCCTGTTTCCCTATTGTTACTTGCTGCTCAAAAGATACCAGAGAGATGTCAGCGAAAATGTTTTTGGAAAAAAGTACAGCAATTATTAACATGTGGATTCACATCCTCGTATGCCAAAAAATCAGAATTAGAAGCATCTTCTTTGCTGCTGAGATTTAATATTGCAAGAAGTAGTACTAAGCAAGGCTATATCCATATCAATGAGCTCATCAAACTGTATGCTCAGAGAAGAGACGATACTGGGGCTGCACAGGCCATGATTCAAGCTATCATCAATCATGGGTCAATATCACAAAATCTGGAGCATTTATGGGCTGCTTGTTTTCTGTTATTTGGATTTGGTCATGATCCTGTGGTTGTTGAGGTCAAGGTGTCTGAGCTTTTATATCTTGTCAAAAGAGTAGTTCTGCCTCTTGCAATTCATACATTCATTACATATTCTCGATGCACTGCCGCTCTTGAGCTTCTGCGTCTGTGCACCAATGCATTGGAAGCTGCAGACCAAGCATTTGTTACCCCAGTTGACAAGTGGTTGGACAAATCACTTTGCTGGAGATCCATCCAGACTAATGCTCAGTTGAATCCTTGCCTTTGGCAAGAGTTAGCATTGTGTAGAGCCACTGTTCTCGAGACTAGGGCCAAGCTAATGCTAAGAGGTGCTCAATTTGACATAGGGGATGATCTGATCAGGAAGGCTGTTTTTATTAGGACTTCAATTTGTGGTGAAGATCACCCAGATACCATATCTGCTCGTGAAACACTGAGCAAACTTACCAGGCTTCATGCAAATGTCCAAATTCACAGTTCAACTTAG